A genome region from Blautia coccoides includes the following:
- a CDS encoding YodL domain-containing protein — protein sequence MADARTEKQKVKEITDRLEEGLKELFEGEKYKSYLNTMSKFHNYSANNIQLIEMQCPGATYVAGYKKWQKEFERHVNKGERGIRILAPAPYKIKEEQEKIDPVTNEPVLDRDGMPVIEEVEIKIPAFRVVTVFDYSQTDGKELPGLGVNELHGNVERYQDFMEALSRVSPVPIRYEGMEGDRKGYFIDLNRPIAIKEGMSEAQTAKTGVHEVAHAKLHAKEIEQETGTVKDRETKEVEAESIAYTVCQHFGIDTSDYSFGYIAGWSSGKEMPELKSSLDTIRRTSSELIKGTEAQLLEIEKERAAEQAQEDMILLVANTDRSEYDLLSVKGMERTELFNSLLAMKDDDRQSVEAYLERAGAWVTLLANERSEEVGEYHLDYAYNTDTHEITDFKALQEEREKANIPIEYGDVVVRISTPDSGEYETIKITNMQSEVANVVYSIPFLQENEWNGNVLDYLQEKGFEFVPIMRTGGVNDGYPQFYDFDVDMSEWEVHTASELPATVQAEQLINRMEFHRSVYDTDERNLIMNHAYKLDDMYKTTSLAHSLAEQKDDLPMLLETIKAAEEEIDFLPDGMVGLSQMHEYGYSWDEMLPLTKDRASELFGEDVSVYQLHADGSETLVEDRAALQGHDGLFGVEKSDWNAYLEYQSMKQELEDSEPNREAQLLYGNESRFGIYQLKDTEETRDIRFMNMDYLEKEGISVSRENYTLVYTGELKEGMSLEDIYTQFNIDHPADFTGHSLSVSDVVVLHQDGENTSHYVDSVGYREIPGFTKELSVSAEVTVEKAEVMEETAEILEGAAAENTAVEPDDDKVSYYVIEDLSTWAENSPEKSKLERFDSLPEAVAKFAEYRGEDVEDKPDMARATLGFNVNGSEFDLIHVRNHENCLSLDFTHSRAAEESSRFMDDLQTLYHEVGFDKVRVHREMSPEEIKDFVKQRFEHQLKSSGLDDISLYMDRFDTLYGQGKMEHLMPTANQKQIVEDVPFMEWENPYIDTKSQTMGREETELAFRLADRYISIQEATEGYDYTIYDMNYRELDGGVYDNPDITIRQALDEIVTDLKEPMHRSELEGSIRTDDELIPIDYDGLMEKAEQAEKGHLEERIRNEVPEAMESKVIADFKAKTEELFHGINGQTQEDIELNVYAYLQSKIDEYGMDIQLVDMAVSGSRCRGLEGAGSDLDVVVEYRGGENEDALFNAFNEDGFKIGGVKVDINPITEGKTGTLGEYLLGVEAYLEEKRAAMQEKAAEQAQEEKRTVVTLTVAECGEFHNFGEYHEDIAGVEEAIAIFNRIPPERMNAIPSIGINIHTEGTESYEDTQMDIVSGRVADLEILDYVPEITDNPKAVEVIAELIDKLPDIEVRGSLEKWQAAFLAAEMDQLSYNYDTVQYNQTVEDREAQIANITEDIRNGNTGYLNDFLNALISDSIREGMTDIFGKGTELDDSEGVQTARKAKELLDKLTEYKPLAKIEELEECNYNMIDNVLNNEKPKEEKQAGRISIKEKLAEKKAVIEQRDKSDKEVPEKGTEKKSEREI from the coding sequence GAACCGAGAAACAGAAAGTAAAGGAGATAACGGACAGGCTGGAGGAAGGCTTGAAAGAATTATTTGAGGGCGAGAAGTACAAAAGCTACCTGAATACCATGTCTAAATTCCATAATTACAGCGCAAACAATATCCAGCTCATAGAGATGCAGTGTCCGGGGGCTACATATGTTGCCGGGTACAAGAAATGGCAGAAAGAATTTGAACGCCATGTAAACAAGGGCGAGAGGGGTATCCGTATCCTTGCGCCCGCACCTTATAAAATCAAAGAGGAACAGGAAAAGATTGATCCGGTCACAAATGAGCCTGTGCTTGACCGGGACGGGATGCCCGTCATAGAGGAAGTGGAGATAAAGATACCCGCCTTTCGTGTTGTCACAGTGTTTGATTATTCGCAGACGGACGGGAAAGAACTTCCCGGACTTGGCGTGAATGAGCTGCATGGGAATGTGGAGCGTTATCAGGATTTTATGGAAGCACTCAGCAGGGTTTCCCCTGTCCCAATCCGTTATGAGGGCATGGAGGGTGACAGGAAAGGTTATTTTATTGACTTAAACCGCCCTATCGCCATTAAGGAGGGCATGAGCGAAGCGCAGACCGCAAAAACCGGAGTCCATGAGGTGGCACACGCTAAACTCCATGCAAAGGAGATTGAACAGGAAACAGGGACTGTCAAAGACCGGGAAACAAAAGAGGTGGAAGCGGAGAGCATCGCCTACACTGTCTGCCAGCATTTCGGGATTGACACGTCCGATTATTCTTTTGGGTATATCGCCGGGTGGAGCAGCGGAAAAGAAATGCCGGAGTTAAAATCTTCCCTCGATACAATACGCCGGACTTCCTCGGAACTGATAAAGGGGACTGAAGCGCAGCTTTTGGAAATTGAAAAAGAACGTGCTGCAGAACAGGCACAGGAGGATATGATTCTGCTTGTGGCAAATACAGACCGTTCGGAATATGACCTTTTGAGCGTTAAGGGCATGGAGAGGACGGAGCTTTTTAATTCGCTGCTTGCCATGAAAGACGATGACAGGCAGAGCGTGGAAGCCTACCTTGAAAGAGCCGGGGCATGGGTAACGCTGCTTGCCAATGAACGGAGCGAGGAAGTGGGGGAATATCATTTAGATTACGCTTACAATACGGATACCCATGAGATAACCGATTTTAAGGCATTACAGGAAGAACGGGAGAAAGCCAATATTCCGATTGAGTATGGCGATGTGGTTGTGAGAATCTCCACGCCGGACAGCGGGGAATATGAAACAATTAAAATCACAAATATGCAGTCAGAAGTGGCAAATGTTGTATATTCTATTCCATTTTTGCAAGAAAATGAGTGGAATGGAAATGTTCTGGACTATCTGCAGGAGAAAGGGTTTGAGTTTGTTCCGATTATGAGAACCGGGGGAGTAAATGACGGTTATCCGCAGTTCTATGATTTTGATGTGGATATGAGCGAATGGGAAGTGCATACCGCTTCGGAACTTCCGGCAACCGTACAGGCGGAGCAGCTTATTAACCGCATGGAATTTCACAGATCGGTGTATGACACAGATGAGCGCAACCTGATTATGAACCACGCTTATAAGCTGGATGATATGTACAAGACAACTTCCCTTGCCCATTCCCTTGCGGAGCAGAAAGACGATTTACCGATGCTTCTGGAAACAATCAAGGCGGCGGAGGAAGAAATTGACTTCCTTCCGGACGGTATGGTGGGGTTATCACAGATGCACGAATACGGGTATTCTTGGGATGAAATGCTCCCTCTGACAAAGGACAGGGCATCGGAGCTGTTCGGGGAGGATGTGTCGGTGTACCAGCTCCACGCAGACGGTTCAGAAACGCTTGTGGAGGACAGGGCGGCATTACAGGGGCATGACGGGCTGTTCGGCGTGGAAAAAAGCGATTGGAACGCTTATCTGGAATACCAGTCCATGAAGCAGGAATTAGAGGACAGCGAACCCAACCGGGAAGCACAGCTTTTGTATGGCAATGAGAGCAGGTTTGGCATCTATCAGCTTAAAGATACGGAGGAAACAAGGGATATTCGCTTTATGAATATGGATTACCTTGAAAAAGAAGGTATCTCGGTTTCCAGAGAGAACTACACGCTGGTCTATACCGGGGAGCTGAAGGAGGGCATGAGCCTTGAAGATATTTATACCCAATTTAATATAGACCACCCGGCAGACTTTACCGGGCATTCCCTTTCCGTCAGCGATGTGGTGGTGCTGCATCAGGACGGGGAGAACACAAGCCATTATGTGGATTCCGTTGGTTACAGGGAGATACCGGGGTTTACAAAGGAACTTTCCGTATCAGCAGAAGTCACTGTGGAAAAAGCGGAGGTCATGGAGGAAACAGCAGAAATTTTGGAGGGAGCAGCGGCAGAAAATACAGCGGTGGAGCCGGACGATGACAAGGTTTCCTATTATGTTATTGAGGATTTATCCACATGGGCGGAGAACAGCCCGGAAAAAAGTAAGCTGGAGCGTTTTGACAGCCTTCCGGAAGCGGTGGCGAAATTTGCGGAGTACCGGGGAGAAGATGTGGAGGACAAGCCGGATATGGCAAGGGCAACTCTCGGCTTCAATGTCAATGGCAGCGAGTTTGACCTGATCCACGTCAGGAACCATGAAAACTGTCTGTCACTGGATTTTACACACAGCAGGGCGGCAGAGGAAAGCAGCCGCTTCATGGATGATTTGCAGACTTTATATCATGAGGTCGGTTTTGATAAGGTAAGGGTACACCGGGAGATGTCACCGGAGGAAATCAAGGATTTTGTGAAACAGCGGTTTGAGCATCAGTTAAAGAGCAGCGGTCTTGATGATATTTCCCTCTATATGGACAGGTTTGATACACTTTACGGACAGGGGAAAATGGAACACCTCATGCCGACAGCTAACCAGAAGCAGATAGTGGAAGATGTACCGTTCATGGAGTGGGAAAATCCGTACATAGACACCAAAAGCCAGACAATGGGCAGAGAAGAAACAGAGCTTGCCTTCCGTCTGGCAGACCGTTATATCAGTATTCAAGAAGCTACGGAGGGATATGATTACACCATTTATGATATGAATTACCGGGAGCTGGACGGGGGTGTGTATGACAATCCGGACATAACAATTAGACAGGCACTTGATGAGATTGTAACGGATTTGAAAGAGCCTATGCACAGGAGTGAACTGGAGGGCAGTATCCGCACTGATGATGAACTGATACCGATTGATTATGATGGATTGATGGAAAAAGCGGAGCAGGCGGAAAAAGGGCATCTTGAGGAACGGATCAGAAACGAAGTGCCGGAAGCTATGGAAAGCAAGGTCATAGCGGATTTTAAAGCCAAAACTGAGGAATTATTTCATGGCATCAACGGGCAGACACAGGAAGATATAGAACTGAATGTTTACGCCTATTTACAGTCCAAGATTGACGAGTATGGAATGGATATACAGCTTGTGGATATGGCGGTATCCGGGAGCAGGTGCAGAGGTTTAGAGGGGGCTGGTTCTGACCTTGATGTGGTAGTGGAGTACCGGGGCGGGGAAAACGAAGATGCCCTGTTCAACGCCTTTAACGAGGACGGTTTTAAAATCGGCGGCGTTAAGGTAGACATCAATCCCATTACAGAGGGCAAGACCGGGACGCTTGGGGAGTATCTTCTGGGCGTGGAAGCCTACCTTGAGGAAAAACGTGCCGCCATGCAGGAGAAAGCCGCAGAACAGGCACAGGAGGAAAAACGGACGGTTGTAACCCTTACAGTGGCGGAGTGCGGGGAGTTCCACAATTTCGGAGAGTACCATGAGGATATAGCGGGTGTGGAGGAAGCAATCGCCATTTTCAACCGGATACCGCCAGAGAGGATGAACGCTATCCCAAGCATCGGCATCAATATCCATACAGAAGGGACAGAGAGCTATGAGGACACGCAGATGGATATTGTTTCGGGCAGAGTTGCGGATTTGGAGATTCTGGACTATGTGCCGGAGATTACGGACAATCCAAAGGCGGTGGAGGTCATTGCGGAGCTGATCGACAAGCTGCCGGATATAGAGGTCAGGGGTTCTCTGGAGAAGTGGCAGGCGGCTTTCCTTGCTGCGGAGATGGACCAGCTTTCCTACAACTACGACACTGTTCAGTACAATCAGACAGTGGAGGACAGGGAAGCGCAGATAGCGAATATCACAGAGGACATCAGGAACGGGAATACCGGGTATCTGAATGATTTCCTCAATGCGCTCATTTCAGACAGTATCCGGGAAGGCATGACGGATATTTTCGGGAAAGGGACGGAGCTTGATGACAGTGAGGGCGTACAGACCGCAAGGAAGGCGAAGGAGCTGTTAGATAAGCTAACAGAATACAAGCCGCTTGCAAAGATTGAGGAACTGGAAGAATGTAACTATAACATGATTGATAACGTCCTGAACAATGAGAAGCCAAAAGAAGAAAAGCAAGCAGGCAGAATTTCCATAAAGGAAAAACTGGCGGAGAAAAAAGCGGTCATCGAGCAGAGGGATAAGTCAGATAAGGAAGTCCCTGAAAAGGGAACAGAGAAAAAATCAGAGAGGGAGATATAA
- a CDS encoding transposon-transfer assisting family protein: MDKFTVEEINLMCVFEGQDRTGMIADIKNVIPHIQDSDMVELAGQVLGKLETMSDAEFTEVALEAAE; the protein is encoded by the coding sequence ATGGATAAATTTACAGTGGAAGAAATCAATTTGATGTGTGTGTTTGAGGGGCAGGACAGGACGGGCATGATTGCCGACATAAAGAATGTGATTCCCCATATACAGGACAGTGACATGGTGGAGCTTGCCGGACAGGTTTTAGGGAAACTGGAAACCATGAGCGATGCGGAATTTACAGAGGTGGCATTGGAAGCGGCGGAGTGA
- a CDS encoding relaxase/mobilization nuclease domain-containing protein, with translation MAVTKIHAITATVDKAVAYICNPDKTDESIYISSYACAPETAAIDFKYTLDHCRENSPNKAYHLIQAFAPGEVSFDEAHQIGKELADKVLEGKFSYVVTTHIDKGHVHNHIIFCAADNIEHDKYHDCKQSYYRIRKLSDELCNEHNLSVIIPGGERGKKYNEWQADKNSAAWKTQIRKDINAAIKSSSTYEEFLLLMRAKGYEIKGETFGEDALKFISFRPLGKDRFVRGSIKSLGKEYTKERIKERIELKRERKAVIPKRDYADKRLIDTSDEKFQNSPGLQRWAAVENLKIAAQAYNEAGSIKELEQKIATTAATGKEAKQTVRKLENRIKDLAEIIKYAEQYKANKAYHIAYKKSKNPDAYFRKHESQIILYGGARRMLEQAGIPLKGLNIDKLKAEYQELTAQKKELTVTYKNCEKELKSLNRKLENLNQYLGRTEPTKSAQEQPDRDNNPSR, from the coding sequence ATGGCAGTCACAAAAATCCATGCTATCACAGCAACCGTTGATAAAGCGGTAGCCTACATATGCAACCCGGACAAGACAGATGAAAGCATCTACATTTCTTCCTATGCCTGTGCGCCGGAAACCGCAGCGATTGACTTTAAATATACCTTAGACCACTGCCGGGAAAACAGCCCCAATAAAGCCTATCATCTGATACAGGCTTTCGCTCCCGGTGAGGTCAGTTTTGATGAAGCGCACCAGATAGGGAAAGAACTTGCCGACAAGGTTTTAGAGGGAAAATTTTCTTATGTTGTCACCACACATATTGATAAAGGTCACGTCCATAACCATATCATTTTCTGTGCTGCTGACAACATAGAACATGACAAATACCATGATTGCAAGCAGAGCTATTACCGCATCCGAAAATTAAGTGACGAGCTGTGCAACGAGCATAATCTTTCTGTCATTATCCCCGGTGGGGAGCGTGGAAAAAAATACAACGAATGGCAGGCAGATAAGAACAGCGCCGCATGGAAAACACAGATAAGGAAAGACATCAACGCCGCCATAAAATCATCCTCCACCTATGAAGAATTTCTGCTCCTGATGCGGGCAAAAGGCTATGAGATAAAAGGGGAAACTTTTGGGGAAGACGCCCTCAAATTTATCTCCTTCCGTCCACTTGGCAAAGACCGTTTTGTGCGTGGCAGCATCAAGTCACTCGGAAAGGAATACACGAAGGAGCGGATCAAGGAACGGATTGAACTGAAACGGGAACGGAAGGCAGTTATCCCGAAAAGGGATTACGCAGATAAGAGATTGATTGACACCTCTGATGAGAAATTCCAGAACAGTCCGGGGCTGCAGAGGTGGGCGGCGGTTGAGAATTTAAAGATTGCGGCACAGGCATATAATGAAGCTGGCTCTATAAAAGAACTGGAACAGAAAATCGCCACCACAGCCGCCACCGGGAAGGAAGCAAAGCAGACTGTCCGCAAGCTGGAGAACCGCATCAAAGACCTTGCGGAAATCATCAAATATGCGGAGCAGTACAAGGCAAATAAAGCGTATCATATCGCCTATAAGAAGTCCAAAAATCCTGACGCTTATTTCCGTAAGCATGAGAGCCAGATCATCCTTTATGGCGGCGCAAGGCGTATGCTGGAACAGGCGGGCATCCCCTTAAAAGGCTTGAACATTGACAAGCTGAAAGCGGAATATCAGGAGCTGACCGCACAGAAAAAAGAACTGACCGTCACATACAAAAACTGTGAAAAAGAGCTGAAATCGCTGAACCGGAAACTGGAGAACCTGAACCAGTATTTAGGGCGCACAGAGCCGACAAAAAGCGCACAGGAACAGCCTGACCGGGATAATAACCCTTCCCGGTAA
- a CDS encoding plasmid mobilization protein — MANRTRTNRNEFHLDDKEQYILDEKFKLSGMKSKSAFIRKLILYGYVYDVDYSFLREYNTELGRISSNLNQIAKRINSTNHVYQEDMDEVKELMKQVWQSQKSMLSQQPLIKR, encoded by the coding sequence ATGGCAAACAGGACACGCACCAACCGGAATGAATTTCACTTAGATGACAAAGAGCAGTACATCCTTGATGAGAAGTTTAAGCTGTCCGGCATGAAAAGCAAATCGGCTTTTATACGGAAGCTGATTTTATACGGATATGTCTATGACGTGGATTACAGTTTTTTGCGGGAATACAATACGGAGTTGGGGCGGATCAGCTCTAACCTGAACCAGATTGCAAAGAGGATTAACAGCACAAACCACGTCTATCAGGAAGATATGGACGAAGTAAAGGAGTTGATGAAACAGGTATGGCAGTCACAAAAATCCATGCTATCACAGCAACCGTTGATAAAGCGGTAG